The Legionella jordanis genomic sequence CTGCGTACAATGGTATGTCGTCGCGCCATGGCCTGTACACCAATGGCCAGAGTAATGGAAAGTACCGCGGGAAGGCCTTCGGGGATAGCCGCAACCGAGAGGCCAACGACCACCATAAACAATTCAGCAAATGGATGATGTTGAACAAAATAACCATAGGCAAGAAGAATACTGGCAATGAATAAAATAAATAAAGTGAGCCATTTTGCAAATAGCCCCATTTGTATAATTAAGGGGGTAGTTAGTGATTCTACCTTAGATAGTAACCCGCCAATATATCCAATTTGAGTAGTGGAGCCTGTTTCTACAACAATGCCTTTACCTAGCCCATTTGTTACTAAAGTCCCGCTAAAGGCCATGCACGTCCTATCCCCTAATGGGGCATCCCTTGAAACAGGATGAATGGTTTTTTCCACTGGGACCGATTCTCCGGTTAATATGCTTTCCTGTATGGTGAGCCCATGAGATTTGATTAAACGCACATCAGCAGGCACCTTATCCCCTGCTTCCAGAAAAATAATGTCACCTGGTACAAGCTTTTCTCCAGGAATGCGTATTCGTTCACCGTTCCTTATGACCGCTGCAGTAGAGGGAAGTATTTTTCGAATGGCATCCAATGCTTTTTCTGCCTTGCCTTCCTGGATAATACCTATTAAGGCATTGATGACAACAACGGCTAAAATAATGGCAGTATCCATCCAATGCTGTAAGAAAGAGGTCACAAGCGCAGCAGCTAACAATACATAGATAAGTATGTTATGAAACTGGAGAACAAAGCGGAAAACTGTGCTTTTTCTTTTGGGCTCAGCTAAGCGATTGGGGCCATAATCCTTCAATCTCCTTTGAGACTCCTCTTCACTTAAACCGAATTCTGAAGAGTTTAATGTCTTAAGAATTGTTTCGGTTGATAGCTCATGCCAGTAAGGTTCTGAGTAGCTGTTTTGTGGGTCTGCCATGATAATTTCAGGATCAGTAGGCTTTGACCGGAGATACAAACCCAATAGGCTTTAATGCCAGCAGTGAGCAATCAATTTTCTGGAGAATATTCTCTGCTGTATTGCCAATCATAAACCCTGGTATGCCCGTGCGGGCGACCGTGCCCATTATTAAAATGTCAATGCTTTTTTGACTTATGATCGCGGGGATAACCTCTTCGGGTTGGCCTTTTTGATGCTCAATTTGGTATTCCTCAGGAATTTTCGACCGTTTAATCAAGTCTCGCAGTAACAAACCTTGGGCTTGCTGTTCTTCGAGGACGATTTTTTCAAGCTCTTCTTTAGATACTTTTATCCAGACGCTGTCTCGCAAATAGTTTTCCAGTGCGAACGCCCAGCATGAAATAATGCTTAATTTTCCCTGATAAAAGCGGCTCAATGAATGAGAAAGCTCCAGTAAGCGAATTGATAAATCTTGTGCGGCAGGTTCCTCATCTCTGGGATCGATTGCGACTGCAATTCGTATATCCTCTAACGAGTGTTTAAGAGGGCGATAAAGAAATAAGGCACAAGGGCATTTGCGCAACAATTCCATGTCAAGGGATTTAAAGCCTTTTATCCCCTCTGTTTCAACAGCTTTAATAAGGAGATCATGAGAATGCTTAAGAACATGACGAATAATCCGGATATCGGGTGTGGTACCACACTCCACTTCAATATCGATGGGAATTTTCTTTTTGGAAAATCCAAGTCCTGATTTTGCCAATCGAATGGCTTTGTTCATTTTTTCAATCAATGATTCTTCATAAGAAGATTTGTATTCACTTAACGTGTCAGGAAAGGGAGGACAACTAATTAAGATACCTAATTGGGCTTCGTTCTTTAAAGCCAATTTAATTGCCAGCTGTAAAGCTTCTGTTTCATCCCTCACTCCATGGCTGACGAATAAAATATTATGAAATCGTTGCATTACTTATTCCTCCGTGAAAATCCTCGTCTAATTCCTTAAAACCAAATCCTCTGGGATTTTGCTTGTAATTGTCCTCATTCACATCCGTATTCCTTCCTTGGGTAAAAACAAAACACAGAACATGCTGAAATGGCAACCCTTCTGCAAATATATTGAAGGCCCTAGCACCCAACAGTATTGCTGAAATTATAGTATTTAATGCTTCATCTAGCATTGCCTCAGCATGCTTGCATCAAATGGCTGTATGCGTTATATCTGCATCGGCTGGCAAAAAGCCTAAGTTTAGTTGTTACCTAATTGCTCTTCGAAATGGATTCTTAGGGGGCGAAAGGAGTAGACAGGGGTAATCTATTGCTATTTTTGGAGACAACATAGCGCAGTCATACCCTTATTGCCACTGCTACAACAATAGCAAATACTTCATTAGCAATCGCTATTTTTCTTAAGCAGGTTGCCCCTGTTAAGAATTGTTTTCCGGTTAGGGTTTGGCAGAAGCGCTTTTTAATAGCAAAAACCCAGTTAATCCAGATAGAAAAGAACCAAGGACTACCCCGATTTTAACCATGGATATTAAAGCGGAATCATTATTTTGGTACGCCAAGCTGCCGATAAAAAGACTCATGGTAAAACCAACCCCACAAATGAGTGCGATGCCATAAACTTGGGTGAGTTTTACCTTGTCTGCTTTAAGGAGCTGCCTGAATTTAACAAAATAACCTAAAGAAATAAAAATACCGAATTGTTTGCCAAAAAATAACCCTAGGCCAACCCCCAAAACGATTGGATGGAGAAACATCGATAAATCAAGCCCTATAAAAGTCACGCCTGAGTTGGCAAAGGCAAATACAGGAAGGATTAAAAAAACAACCCAATGATGCAAGCCATCTTCCAAACGGGTTAGCATGGATTGTTTACCCTCATCGGGAATCGTCATGGCAATTACAATTCCCGCAAGGGTTGCATGCACACCCGATTTTAATACTGCAATCCATAGTAGTAATCCAAAAAACATGAACACCGAAAGATAACGGCATTTGAAATAATTTAAGCAAATCAAAAT encodes the following:
- a CDS encoding universal stress protein codes for the protein MQRFHNILFVSHGVRDETEALQLAIKLALKNEAQLGILISCPPFPDTLSEYKSSYEESLIEKMNKAIRLAKSGLGFSKKKIPIDIEVECGTTPDIRIIRHVLKHSHDLLIKAVETEGIKGFKSLDMELLRKCPCALFLYRPLKHSLEDIRIAVAIDPRDEEPAAQDLSIRLLELSHSLSRFYQGKLSIISCWAFALENYLRDSVWIKVSKEELEKIVLEEQQAQGLLLRDLIKRSKIPEEYQIEHQKGQPEEVIPAIISQKSIDILIMGTVARTGIPGFMIGNTAENILQKIDCSLLALKPIGFVSPVKAY
- the nhaA gene encoding Na+/H+ antiporter NhaA is translated as MKKADSFYNLETIGGVLLFIASALAIIVANSPYYNAYDNFFRVICGVAIGGLSIKKPLLLWINDGLMAIYFLLIGLEIKREINRGILSNKANIMVPAFTALSGLLFPALIFIFFNAHNPAYLKGWAIPTATDIAFSLAIVSLLGSRVPFSLKILLTAIAIFDDMAAIFIIALFYTENLSLLSLSLALLFTVILICLNYFKCRYLSVFMFFGLLLWIAVLKSGVHATLAGIVIAMTIPDEGKQSMLTRLEDGLHHWVVFLILPVFAFANSGVTFIGLDLSMFLHPIVLGVGLGLFFGKQFGIFISLGYFVKFRQLLKADKVKLTQVYGIALICGVGFTMSLFIGSLAYQNNDSALISMVKIGVVLGSFLSGLTGFLLLKSASAKP